CTTTTGATGCCTTCATTAGCTACTTTTTCAAAAATCTTAATGTCTTTCTCAGCATTAACCTGAAGCCATGATAATACAGAGTCAAGCGGTTGACTTAAAACGCTGTCAAGTCTAATAACAATTTGGGAATCTTGCTGCGAAAATCCTTCAGCTGAACTTAGGAGAATAAACAGGACAGATAAAAAGCTTTTGGCTAATTCGAATAAACAAGAAAACCCTTTTCGAAATTTAAGTTTACTAGGCATTAAGACTATTTATGTTAGGTAAAGATTAATACCATATTTCAGGCATTATTACTTTAGTCACAAAATACTTATAAAATTCGGACAATTCAGTGTCTAGCATTAGAACGGTACGTGGAATATGTTTCAATTTTTATTAAGTGGTCACTTCTTAAGGTATAACTCTCTTGAGAACTACGGAACTCTTTTCCCTATGAAATCAATAAATAACCGTTCTGGCTAACTCTCTGATTGCAATTATGCCTCATATCCAACGAATACTAAATCTTTTTTATGTCCATTTCCCTTTTTAACCACTCCCTAAAAAAGCACATCAATTTAATGTAAACCCTTAAAGTTGAACTAAATTCGTTCTACAGATAGCCTAAAACCCGTATTTATTATACCATGAAAATATTAACTCGAGTCCTTCTCGCTCTTCTTGTCTATTGTTCCACGGCTCAAGCTCAAAAAAATGATAATCTATTTGAACGCAGAGATTTAAGCTCCATTAATTCTTTGGAATTAAAGTCTAATTTATCTGCTGTGCCCAGTGCACAACTTTTGACCCTTAATGAAACACAGGGAATAGAAATTTTTAATGAAAAGGGAAATTTAACACTTCAAATTCCATTACAAAAAGATTTCATTGAAGTAGAGTTAAGCCCAGCTACAATCTTCTCTCCTAACTTTAAAGTACTCAGTTCTAATGGAAATGAAGTGGAAGTAGAATTGCCCAATTTTTATCATGGCAAAATAAAAGGTGAGTCTAAGTCTTTTGTGGCCATAAGTATTACCAAAGATGCCATAGAAGGCATGATTGTAAGCGATAAAGTAAATCTGACTATTGGCAGATTAACCAACACAAAGGAAAAAATACATGTGGTTTATGCTACCAATGATATTGAAAATAAAACGCCTATTTGTGCTGGTGCCAAGGAGGTAGAATATGACGGGGAACTTCCTCCTCTCGATGAAAATCAGACAAACGCAGCGGGCTGTAAAGCTGTAGAAGTTTACTTAGAAGCTGACTACCAAATGTATACTGACTGGGGTGGTAGTGTTCAAACCGTAGTTAATACCCTGACTTCTATATTTAATAATGTCTCGCTTCTTTATGATAATGAAGGCGTAAATTTAGTAATCTCAACACTTTTTGTTTGGGAAACACCAGACCCATATACATCTGCTACAGATACAGAGGAAAGCTTAAATTTATTGGATGCTTATTGGGATAGCCAAGGCAATAATTTTGATGGAGACCTGGTTCACCTTGTTACATCTAAAAGTTTGGGTGGCGGTGTAGCATATTTGCTTGGAGGAACATCTGTTTTCAACGGCATGACTCAAAGAGCCGTTTTTTCTAGTTGCGGAAAGAATTCAGCAAAAGGCATGAGCGGAAGTATTACAAATAGCGTCACAAATGTTCCTACGTTTTCTTGGAATGTTGAAGTGATTGCCCATGAAATTGGCCATAATTTTGGACTTCCACATACGCAATCATGTACTTGGTCAGATGGAAATACCATGGGGGCATTAGATAATTGTTTTCCTGTAGAACCGGTAAAACCTGTCGATGAAGGCGGAGTTCTCTGTGCCCCCGGCCCAACACCAACAAATGGCGGAACTATCATGAGTTATTGCCATTTAAGCAGCGTTGGTATAAATTTCAACAATGGCTTTGGAACCCTACCTAGCGGAAAAATGAACGCGGAACTTAATGCCGCTACATGTCTTTCAGGTTCAAAAGTGGCCCGTCCGGTCGTTCCAAATCAGGAACTTTGTTCTAGCCAAAGCGTTCAATTTACAGCTACGGGATGCACAGGAACTTACCAATGGTTTGATGCTCCTATGGCGGGTAATTTGTTGTCAAGTGTAAGCACATACACCACACCTACAATAACCCAAACTGCCTCATATTATGTAAGTTGCACAGCAGATGGCTGTACCAGTAGAAGAAGAAAAGTGGATGCTATTTTGTACAGTAATAATGCCCCGCCAGTTCAAGATTTAGCAGTTTGTGGATCCAATGCCACTGTCACACTAACTACCAACTGTAATGGAGCTAACATAAAATGGTATAGTGCAGCTACGGCGGGCACTCTTTTAGGTTCAGGAAATAATTTCCAATTGACCAATATTTCTTCTAGTATGACTGTGTATGCAGAATGTAGTTTGCCCTCATGTGGCACTTCTACAAGGGCTCCACTAAATATAACGTATATGCCAGTTTGCCCTTATTGTGAACCAACTGGATTAAATTGTTCTGAAAATGATATGATTACCCAAGTAAAAATAGATCAGGGCAATGCAAACCTATATGAAAACACTTCGACTTGTTCTTCTGGGGGATACTCTCTAAATACTCCTAGCTCTACTGTTGAATTAATGAAAGGTAACTCCTACAAAATTATTACTTCAAATCCTGGGGTGTATGAAGATGGCATGGCCATTTGGGTCGATTATGATAGAGATGGTATTTTTCAAGAAAGTGAAAAAATAGAATCTTATTATACGGGTGCGGTTTGGACTTCAAGAGAAACTAGTTTTACTATACCTGCTTCGAGTTCTGTCGGTATAACTAGAATTAGAGTTAAAGTTGTCTATGGAGTGGCGTCTTCCTTACCGTGCTCAAGTACAGACGGCCAAGGCTTTGGTGAAATTGAAGACTACATAGTAACCATCTCTGCTAGTACACCGTGCCCTCCTACTTTAAATCATGCAGTAGGTAATTTGGCTTCTGGAACATATTCTGCAAGTCAAACCATAACTAGCCGAGCCAATGTTTCTACGCCTACAACTTACCAAGCTGGTAATCATATACTGTTAAATGCTGGTTTTCAGGCTGGCACAAATGAGACTTTCGAAGCTAAAATAGGAGGGTGTCCGTAGTAGAAAATCCTTTTATCAGATTTATTTATAGCCAGTAAGGTAGATGCTAGCTAAAACTTTGCTGAATTACCTTTTGGTATTTCAAGCATTTCCTATTTTAAGGAAAGTTCAAGTTTATTTTAGATACACCTAAGTACTACGGAACGAATTGAATTAGCTACTGGTCAAGTAAAAGTACCAATTAGTCTAGTAAATACACCTCATATTAATATTCTGCACTATATTGAAACCTAGATACAACCCTTAATAATAATTACATGAAACGTAGAGATTTTATATACAGCTCTTCTGCTGCCATTCTAGGAGGTTTAGCCCTTAGTTCTAAAGCTTTTGCTTTTGACACAAAACCAAATTCATTGATAAATGGCGTACAGATTGGTACCATTACTTATTCTTTCAGAAGTTTACCAGGAAGTGCTAAACAAGTGCTTCAATACTGTGTAGACGCAGGCATTTCTGCCATTGAACTCATGGGCGACCCAGCTGAAGATTTTGCAGGAAAACCTAAAAACCCAATTGATAGAAGTACTTTTTATGTCAATGGAAAAAGACGCAAACCAACAGACGCAGAAAAAGCTCAAATGGAGCAATACAGTAAAGATGTAGCTGAATGGCGTGAAACGGTTTCCATGAAACCTTTTAAAGAGTTTGCTAAAATGTACAAAAAAGCTGGCGTGAGCATTTATGCTTTTAAACCAAATGCTTTTGGTACTGACAATACCGATGCGGAGATAGAATACGCTATGCGAGCAGCTAAAGCATTGGGAGCAAAATCTGTTACGGTGGAGCTACCTAGAGATTCGGCACAGTCTGCAAGACTTGGAAAACTAGGAGAAAAAAATAAAATGTACGTGGGTTATCATCTTCATACCACGGCTACAGATACTATTTGGGATGAAGCTCTGGCACAATCTCCTTATAACTCCATGAACTTAGACTGCGGTCATTATATAGCCGCCGGTGGTGATAACACCAAAGAAAGCCTATTAAAGCTGATTGAAGCTCGTCATGATAGAATCACGAGTATGCACATCAAAGACCGCCAATCAAAAGCTAACGGAGCTGAAAACTTGTCTTGGGGCGAAGGTGACACTCCAATAAAAGAAATACTGACACTGATAAGAGATAAAAAGTACGACATACCCTGCACCATAGAGTTAGAATACAAAGTTCCAGAAAACTCTGACCCTGTAACAGAGGTAGGCAAATGCTTTCAGTTTGCTAAGGGGGCTCTTTCTTAGAAATAGCACTCATACATAATTACCAAACGGCCTTGCTTGATTTAAGTGAGGCCGTTTTCTACTTTACTTTTTCACGCATTTTCATTTACGAGCTTGAGCTACACAGGCCAAAGGTGATAGAAATTTAATATCGAATAGCAAAATAGCTTTTCAAAATAAACCGACACCAGTATAAAATATCGTCTACCTTAAAATAAAACACCGTATTTTGGAAATTCTGCAGAAAAGAAGGAATGAGTAAATACTTTGAGATTCGTAACGCATTCTTACCGAATAATAAATTTTCGCGTGCTATCAAGTTCATCTCAAATAATTAATGTAAAATTAATCCACGAAACAAATTTTAAAAACCCTATTAGTTTTTCCCTGAAGATAAATGTCAAGAACCACAGTATTTTTTGAGAAAAAAATAATAAGTGAGATAAATAAATTTAATTCTCTTTCACAATTTTCTTCTCCAGATATTAAGTTAGGAATTTGCAACAATATAATTGAGCTTATTAACCTTGCTTCTCCGCAAGAAAACTTATTAAAAAAATCACTTTACAAGTGGGTTAGGTACTTTATAAAATATTCCATTGAATCAAATGAGGAAATGGATACCAATTATCATTTATTTAATAAGGAGCAAATAATGCTAAGAATTGAATACTGTGAGCTTAGGGAACAAATTTCTTTAATCAAATTTACTTTAAGAGAACTGATTAAGTCCGGTTTTGATGAAGAAGTCGATGATTTAAGAAAAAGCTTATCAAGAAAAATGCTGCGAGAAATTAAAAGTAAACTTAGCATCCGAAATTTCCCTAAATTTTTATACTACTATTCCACTTCAAGCAAAAAAAATGCTATTTTCATAATGGCCAGTATATTTATAGGGTATAGCGTTTTACTTCTTCCTCTTCCAAATTACTTTGAACCCTTTGCCGCATTTAAAATAAGATACGAAGGCTACTCCGAAAATTTTCTAATTAATCATATATCTAACTGTCTTTTATCTTTCTTTCAAGTTGAATCCGGCTTTGAAATAATACCAATAGGTTGGAATGGAGTCCTTTTCGTAATACTTATAAAAACGGTGATTTTTTTATTCTTCTATGAATTTATTGTTGAAATTATCAAAAAGATTAGTTAAATGCTTCAACCTTCAACTCTTGATTTTTCGCTTCGCCTTTTTTCGTCCTTAATTTTCAGATTTCTTTTAGTCATAAATGGTTTATTGATAATCTCCACCGAAAAAAATA
This sequence is a window from Arcticibacterium luteifluviistationis. Protein-coding genes within it:
- a CDS encoding Ig-like domain-containing protein; protein product: MKILTRVLLALLVYCSTAQAQKNDNLFERRDLSSINSLELKSNLSAVPSAQLLTLNETQGIEIFNEKGNLTLQIPLQKDFIEVELSPATIFSPNFKVLSSNGNEVEVELPNFYHGKIKGESKSFVAISITKDAIEGMIVSDKVNLTIGRLTNTKEKIHVVYATNDIENKTPICAGAKEVEYDGELPPLDENQTNAAGCKAVEVYLEADYQMYTDWGGSVQTVVNTLTSIFNNVSLLYDNEGVNLVISTLFVWETPDPYTSATDTEESLNLLDAYWDSQGNNFDGDLVHLVTSKSLGGGVAYLLGGTSVFNGMTQRAVFSSCGKNSAKGMSGSITNSVTNVPTFSWNVEVIAHEIGHNFGLPHTQSCTWSDGNTMGALDNCFPVEPVKPVDEGGVLCAPGPTPTNGGTIMSYCHLSSVGINFNNGFGTLPSGKMNAELNAATCLSGSKVARPVVPNQELCSSQSVQFTATGCTGTYQWFDAPMAGNLLSSVSTYTTPTITQTASYYVSCTADGCTSRRRKVDAILYSNNAPPVQDLAVCGSNATVTLTTNCNGANIKWYSAATAGTLLGSGNNFQLTNISSSMTVYAECSLPSCGTSTRAPLNITYMPVCPYCEPTGLNCSENDMITQVKIDQGNANLYENTSTCSSGGYSLNTPSSTVELMKGNSYKIITSNPGVYEDGMAIWVDYDRDGIFQESEKIESYYTGAVWTSRETSFTIPASSSVGITRIRVKVVYGVASSLPCSSTDGQGFGEIEDYIVTISASTPCPPTLNHAVGNLASGTYSASQTITSRANVSTPTTYQAGNHILLNAGFQAGTNETFEAKIGGCP
- a CDS encoding sugar phosphate isomerase/epimerase family protein — translated: MKRRDFIYSSSAAILGGLALSSKAFAFDTKPNSLINGVQIGTITYSFRSLPGSAKQVLQYCVDAGISAIELMGDPAEDFAGKPKNPIDRSTFYVNGKRRKPTDAEKAQMEQYSKDVAEWRETVSMKPFKEFAKMYKKAGVSIYAFKPNAFGTDNTDAEIEYAMRAAKALGAKSVTVELPRDSAQSARLGKLGEKNKMYVGYHLHTTATDTIWDEALAQSPYNSMNLDCGHYIAAGGDNTKESLLKLIEARHDRITSMHIKDRQSKANGAENLSWGEGDTPIKEILTLIRDKKYDIPCTIELEYKVPENSDPVTEVGKCFQFAKGALS